The proteins below are encoded in one region of Silene latifolia isolate original U9 population unplaced genomic scaffold, ASM4854445v1 scaffold_139, whole genome shotgun sequence:
- the LOC141637718 gene encoding uncharacterized protein LOC141637718: protein MEAKMDHLANLVNVTLEAVNTVMANIPTPERGRPPPYRGRGRGRGILGAGRGQPHHRNEEELNSDSEESMMEEGNYLARDKDVKVEIPDFHGSLNPEDLLDWFRSVERVFEFKNYDDRKAFKVAILKLKSYASLWYESMKHQRIRDGKEPVRSWLKLKKKLKEKFIAKDYTQDIFIMLTQLRQEQLTVEAYLRSFEQLTLQCEVTEKPEQKIARFIEGLDPKIAGKVRMQQVWSFDEAVNLALRIEKLGKVKPATPKFPTRTTFKPYTGVKITEVPKPTTQPTVDKGKAPLYPRTNPPLSRDKVKCFQCQGFGHFKKDYPSNRALTAMEIEEWEREGLVEYEEEETLVPAEVEVERETDQGQVVAHPDTGHNLVLWRVMHSQPAPLEVDQRSMIFRSRCTVQGRVCNLIIDGGSCTIVASTIMVSKLSLPTQEHPNPYKLRWLRKGSEVKVDKQCIVPFSIGKLPDFEQLFEVECDVSGVGIGAVLIQGQRPVAYFSKKLNGAKLKYSTYDKEFYAIIRALTHWSHYLKPKPFVLHSDHEALKYINGQHKLSHRHAKWVEFLQAFNFSSKYKEGKQNVVADALSRRHSLLTVISNKVLGFEFMKEMYKEDPDFSEEWVVLTKGGSTQSKKYMLQEGFLFHGNRLCVPRGSYRDLLIREVHSGGLGGHFGVQKTL from the exons ATGGAAGCAAAGATGGATCATTTAGCCAACCTGGTTAATGTGACCCTGGAAGCTGTGAATACTGTGATGGCAAACATTCCCACTCCAGAAAGAGGAAGACCACCACCCTACAGGGgaagaggcaggggtagaggtaTCCTTGGAGCAGGAAGGGGCCAACCACACCATCGGAATGAAGAGGAACTCAACTCAGATTCAGAAGAATCCATGATGGAAGAAGGTAACTACTTGGCTAGAGATAAAGATGTTAAAGTAGAGAtccctgatttccatggtagtttaaatcctgAGGACTTGTTAGACTGGTTTAGgtctgttgagagagtctttgagtttaaaaatTATGATGACAGAAAGGCTTTTAAGGTTGCTATTTTAAAACTCAAGAGctatgcatctctttggtatgagagtatgaaacaccaaaggattagaGATGGAAAGGAACCAGTTAGGTCTTGGCTTAAGTTAAAAAAGAAGTTAAAGGAGAAATTCATAGCTAAAGACTATACTCAGGATATCTTTATTATGCTGACTCAGTTGAGACAAGAGCAATTAACTGTTGAGGCCTaccttaggagctttgaacaactaACCCTACAATGTGAGGTCACTGAAAAACCTGagcaaaagattgctaggttcATTGAGGGTTTGGACCCTAAGATAGCTGGCAAGGTAAGAATGCAACAAGTCTGGTCATTTGATGAGGCAGTTAACCTAGCCTTAAGAATTGAGAAGCTAGGGAAGGTGAAGCCTGCAACACCCAAATTTCCCACCAGAACAACTTTCAAACCCTATACTGGTGTCAAAATTACTGAGGTACCTAAACCAACTACCCAACCAACAGTAGACAAAGGGAAGGCACCCCTGTATCCCAGAACCAACCCACCTTTATCCAGGGATAAAGTCAAGTGCTTCCAATGCCAGGGCTTTGGTCATTTTAAGAAGGACTATCCTTCTAACAGAGCTCTCACAGCTATGGAAATTGAAGAATGGGAAAGGGAAGGTCTAGTTGAGTATGAGGAAGAAGAGACACTGGTTCCAGCAGAGGTGGAAGTTGAGAGGGAAACTGATCAAGGACAAGTTGTGGCCCACCCTGACACAGGGCACAATTTGGTCCTATGGAGGGTTATGCACTCTCAACCAGCTCCTCTAGAAGTTGATCAGAGATCCATGATATTCAGGAGTAGGTGCACTGTCCAAGGGAGAGTGTGTAATTTGATCATTGATGGAGGTAGCTGTACAATTGTAGCTTCCACCATCATGGTTAGCAAGCTAAGCTTGCCTACTCAGGAACACCCCAATCCATACAAACTGAGATGGTTAAGAAAAGGATCTGAAGTGAAAGTTGACAAGCAATGCATTGTTCCCTTTTCAATTGGGAAG CTGCCTGACTTTGAACAACTATTTGAGGTAGAGTGTGATGTCAGTGGGGTTGGAATAGGAGCTGTCCTAATCCAAGGCCAGAGACCAGTGGCCTATTTCAGTAAGAAGTTAAATGGAGCCAAGCtgaaatattcaacttatgacaaGGAGTTCTATGCAATCATAAGGGCTCTTAcacattggagtcactacttgaaaCCTAAGCCATTTGTGTTACATTCTGATCATGAGGCCCTGAAATACATCAATGGCCAACACAAGCTGAGCCATAGGCATGCTAAGTGGGTAGAATTCCTGCAAGCCTTTAATTTTTCAAGCAAATATAAAGAGGGGAAGCagaatgtggtagctgatgcCCTATCTAGGAGGCATTCTCTGTTGACTGTCATAAGTAACAAAGTCCTTGGGTTTGAATTCATGAAGGAGATGTATAAGGAGGACCCTGACTTCTCTGAGGAGTGGGTTGTTCTCACAAAAGGAGGCTCAACTCAGAGTAAGAAATATATGCTACAAGAAGGGTTTTTGTTTCATGGTAATAGGTTGTGTGTGCCAAGGGGATCCTATAGGGATTTACTgatcagggaagtccattcaggagggTTAGGGGGACATTTTGGTGTTCAGAAAACCCTATAG